A region from the Aquimarina sp. ERC-38 genome encodes:
- the tilS gene encoding tRNA lysidine(34) synthetase TilS produces the protein MNNLVATFKEHLEKNFSELLDTPFLIACSGGVDSMVLVSLCQQLSLNFGIAHCNFELRAEESDGDERFVQETAHLLQIPLFQNRFDTTKEAKTRKKSIQVTARELRYQWFKELIATQNFEFVLTAHHLDDVLETYLINLSRSTGIEGLTGIPERNKHIVRPLLLFSREQLLSYALQEEISWREDSSNQGIKYLRNQLRHSVIPALKGTNQNFLQNFKHTIDFLSESQDFIRCQIDAISKQIIRKTSDNEFEILIEKLKVYPNPSFILYQLLKDYNFTAWKDINRLLTAESGKFVTSPTHQISKHRKVLIVAPTNLEIANSTAFYPITESDTTVCFPGGMLKMTQVKEYTKASINEIYIDQERLSFPLRIRKKEEGDYFYPLGLGGKKKISKFFRDEKLSLPEKEKVWILSSGDKVVWIINHRADERFKVKSNTNKIVKIVFYE, from the coding sequence GTGAATAATCTGGTAGCCACATTTAAAGAACATCTGGAAAAGAACTTTTCCGAACTACTTGATACTCCTTTTTTAATTGCCTGTAGTGGGGGAGTGGATAGTATGGTATTAGTATCTTTATGCCAACAACTATCCCTGAATTTTGGGATAGCCCATTGCAATTTCGAACTAAGGGCAGAAGAAAGTGACGGAGACGAAAGATTTGTTCAGGAAACTGCCCATTTACTACAAATACCTCTATTTCAAAATAGGTTTGATACTACAAAAGAGGCTAAAACCAGAAAAAAATCAATTCAGGTAACCGCACGTGAATTACGTTATCAATGGTTTAAAGAATTAATAGCTACCCAAAATTTTGAATTTGTACTAACTGCACATCATCTGGACGACGTTCTGGAAACGTATTTAATAAACCTGTCCCGGAGTACGGGAATCGAGGGACTTACGGGTATTCCGGAAAGAAACAAACACATTGTAAGGCCATTACTGTTGTTTTCAAGAGAACAACTGCTTTCGTATGCCTTACAAGAGGAAATATCCTGGCGGGAAGATTCGAGTAATCAAGGGATAAAATATTTACGCAATCAACTTCGACATTCGGTGATTCCGGCATTAAAAGGTACTAACCAGAACTTTTTACAAAATTTTAAACATACTATTGACTTTCTAAGCGAAAGCCAGGATTTTATCCGATGTCAGATAGATGCTATTTCAAAACAAATTATCCGTAAAACTTCTGACAATGAGTTCGAAATTTTAATTGAAAAATTAAAGGTTTACCCAAATCCATCTTTTATTCTGTATCAATTATTAAAAGATTATAATTTTACCGCATGGAAAGATATTAATCGGTTACTTACTGCTGAATCTGGTAAATTTGTGACTTCTCCCACCCATCAAATTAGTAAACACCGGAAGGTTTTAATAGTTGCTCCGACAAACTTAGAAATAGCTAATAGTACTGCTTTTTATCCAATTACCGAAAGTGACACTACAGTTTGTTTTCCTGGTGGAATGTTAAAAATGACTCAAGTTAAAGAATATACTAAAGCGTCTATTAATGAAATTTATATAGATCAGGAAAGGTTAAGCTTTCCTTTAAGGATTCGAAAAAAAGAGGAAGGAGATTACTTTTACCCTCTAGGTCTAGGAGGGAAAAAGAAAATTAGTAAATTTTTCAGGGACGAAAAACTATCTTTACCCGAAAAAGAAAAAGTTTGGATTTTAAGCAGTGGTGATAAGGTCGTTTGGATAATTAACCATCGGGCAGATGAACGTTTTAAAGTCAAAAGTAACACAAATAAAATAGTGAAAATAGTCTTCTATGAATAA
- a CDS encoding DUF885 domain-containing protein, which yields MCKYLKTLLLLISFSAITNCKDDKVGTLLKGPTTAMVEVHSQKLNDWFESEFQEYVNESPMLQTQLGIKTKDYGKWDDISSQKQVKDLEKTKKRLAFLRDSVKVNHLNPQTQLSYDLALQGVKNEIEDFSFRLYNYPVNQMHGMQAEIPAFLINMHEIKDTIDAKAYISRLRGISSLFNDLVENIKIREKNGIMPPKFVFQKVIEASRNVIKGVPFDNSTKASTLLADFTNKVDQLAIENKEKQELIKEAEQALLQNVQPAYQKLIATLEDQQKRATMDDGVWKFPKGKEFYKNALQRTTTTDMTAEEIHQLGLKEVERIHNEMRAIMKMVGFTGSLQDFFIFMKEDEQFYYPNTEQGKKEYLEQAVTIIDSMKGKLDELFITQPKADIVVKAVEPFREKSAGKAFYQQGTPAGSRPGKYYANLYDMKAMPKYQMEALAYHEGIPGHHMQISIAQELENIPKFRKFGGYTAYVEGWGLYNEFLPKEIGMYSDPYSDFGRLAMELWRAARLVVDTGIHAKKWTREEGINYYVNNTPNAESDAIKMVERHIVMPGQATAYKVGMNKILELREKAKNALEDDFDIREFHDVLLTNGAVPLYTLEKLVNEYIKLKSNKSDEV from the coding sequence ATGTGTAAATATTTAAAAACACTTTTACTGCTTATTAGTTTTTCAGCTATTACTAATTGTAAAGATGACAAAGTAGGAACCCTTTTAAAAGGACCTACCACCGCCATGGTAGAAGTGCATTCCCAAAAGCTTAATGATTGGTTTGAATCTGAATTTCAGGAATACGTAAATGAATCACCAATGTTACAAACCCAATTAGGGATCAAAACTAAAGACTATGGGAAATGGGATGATATTTCTTCTCAAAAACAAGTAAAAGACTTAGAAAAAACTAAAAAAAGGTTGGCTTTCTTACGGGATTCGGTTAAAGTAAATCACTTGAATCCTCAAACTCAGTTAAGTTATGATTTGGCTTTACAAGGCGTAAAAAATGAAATTGAAGATTTTAGTTTTCGGTTGTATAATTACCCGGTAAACCAGATGCATGGAATGCAGGCAGAAATTCCTGCTTTTTTAATTAATATGCATGAAATTAAAGATACTATTGATGCTAAAGCCTACATTTCCCGGCTTAGAGGTATAAGTTCTTTATTCAATGACTTGGTCGAAAACATTAAAATACGAGAGAAAAACGGGATTATGCCACCTAAGTTTGTATTTCAAAAAGTAATTGAAGCAAGCCGTAATGTAATTAAGGGAGTTCCCTTTGATAATTCTACCAAAGCCAGTACGCTACTAGCTGATTTTACAAATAAAGTTGATCAGTTAGCTATTGAAAATAAGGAAAAACAAGAACTCATTAAAGAAGCGGAGCAAGCCTTGCTACAAAACGTACAACCCGCCTATCAAAAGTTAATTGCCACCTTAGAAGATCAACAGAAAAGGGCTACGATGGATGACGGCGTATGGAAATTTCCGAAGGGAAAGGAGTTCTATAAAAACGCTTTACAAAGAACTACCACTACGGATATGACCGCAGAAGAAATTCATCAGTTGGGTTTAAAAGAAGTAGAACGTATTCATAACGAAATGCGTGCTATTATGAAAATGGTAGGCTTTACGGGTTCTCTACAGGACTTTTTTATTTTTATGAAAGAAGACGAGCAATTTTATTATCCTAATACCGAACAAGGTAAAAAAGAATACTTGGAACAAGCCGTTACCATTATTGATTCAATGAAAGGTAAATTGGATGAATTATTTATCACACAACCCAAAGCCGATATTGTAGTAAAAGCCGTTGAACCTTTTCGGGAAAAAAGTGCCGGAAAAGCATTTTATCAACAAGGAACTCCTGCCGGTTCACGACCGGGTAAATATTATGCTAATTTGTACGATATGAAAGCCATGCCAAAGTACCAAATGGAAGCTTTGGCTTATCACGAAGGAATCCCGGGGCATCATATGCAAATTAGTATCGCACAAGAACTGGAAAATATTCCAAAATTCAGGAAATTTGGAGGGTATACCGCTTATGTTGAAGGTTGGGGATTGTACAATGAGTTTTTACCGAAAGAGATAGGAATGTACAGCGATCCGTATTCGGATTTTGGGAGATTGGCTATGGAGTTATGGCGTGCTGCCCGGTTAGTAGTAGATACCGGAATCCATGCTAAAAAATGGACGCGGGAAGAAGGAATTAATTATTATGTAAACAATACCCCAAACGCAGAAAGTGATGCTATTAAGATGGTGGAGCGGCATATTGTAATGCCGGGTCAGGCAACTGCTTATAAAGTAGGAATGAATAAAATCTTAGAACTTCGGGAAAAAGCGAAAAATGCATTAGAAGATGATTTTGATATCCGGGAGTTTCATGATGTTTTACTTACCAATGGTGCAGTCCCATTATATACGTTAGAAAAGCTGGTAAATGAATATATTAAGTTAAAAAGTAATAAATCGGATGAGGTGTAA
- a CDS encoding protein-disulfide reductase DsbD family protein — MNKYFWIIILALSTFLGHSQIFDPVQWNATIEKADDHTFTLGFKAKIEENWHVYSQKEYPEDAIAPIPLSLDFKDQEKKYELIGITTESETKTSFNDVFKLDETYFVNSAFLQQIIKFIDTPIPVKVEIKYQVCKEVCLNESAYFIFTPASLKAQVVEASVFEGKEENVSTVPVITPSFDQSADTNTAVNSNTTGIEEEQNLWALFFIAFLSGFAALLTPCVFPMIPMTVSFFTKQSKTKASGIRNAIFYAIFIIVIYVGLGSIVTAIFGADALNSLSTNVWFNLVFFLLLLVFGFSFLGAFEIVLPNSWANKIDRKSERGGVVGIFFMALALAIVSFSCTGPIVGTILVEAASKGGIAPLVGMFGFSLAIALPFAVFALFPGWLQSLPKSGSWLNTVKVFLGFLEIAFAFKFLSNADLVLQLHLLNREIFLAIWIAIFGTLSLYLLGKIKLPHDSPLPFISVGRLSLALLSLAFTLYLIPGLWGAPLKLISGFPPPSSYSESPRGLGTSSPVLLNDQLPEGATYGEHDLIVFKDYQDGLAYAKRVNKPALLDFTGYACVNCRKMEENVWSQPEVLRKLREEVVLISLYVDYKKELPEAEQYISKTTGKKIKTIGNKWSDFQIERYAANAQPYYVLIDHNQQNLNAPIGYTPDATDYLSWLKEGIGNF, encoded by the coding sequence ATGAATAAGTACTTCTGGATTATAATTTTAGCGTTATCAACCTTTTTGGGTCATAGTCAAATTTTTGATCCGGTACAATGGAATGCTACGATTGAAAAAGCTGATGATCATACTTTTACCCTAGGCTTTAAAGCCAAAATTGAAGAAAATTGGCATGTATACTCCCAAAAAGAATACCCCGAAGATGCTATTGCACCCATACCTTTATCCCTTGATTTTAAAGATCAGGAAAAAAAATATGAATTAATAGGTATCACCACAGAAAGTGAAACAAAAACCAGTTTTAACGATGTTTTTAAGTTGGATGAAACCTACTTCGTTAATTCCGCTTTCTTACAACAAATAATAAAGTTTATAGATACACCGATACCCGTAAAAGTAGAGATTAAATACCAGGTTTGTAAAGAGGTTTGTTTAAATGAAAGTGCCTATTTTATTTTTACCCCTGCAAGTTTAAAAGCACAGGTTGTAGAGGCATCCGTTTTTGAAGGAAAAGAAGAAAATGTATCTACTGTTCCAGTTATCACTCCGTCATTCGATCAATCTGCAGATACCAATACCGCAGTAAATAGTAATACTACGGGGATAGAGGAAGAGCAAAATTTATGGGCGTTGTTTTTTATTGCTTTTTTATCCGGATTTGCCGCCTTGCTGACCCCCTGTGTTTTTCCTATGATTCCCATGACCGTCAGTTTTTTTACCAAACAAAGTAAAACCAAAGCTTCCGGGATTAGAAATGCTATATTTTATGCCATCTTTATTATTGTAATTTACGTAGGACTGGGTTCAATTGTCACTGCTATTTTTGGAGCAGATGCTTTAAATTCCTTGTCCACAAACGTCTGGTTCAATCTGGTTTTTTTCCTGCTTTTATTAGTATTTGGATTTTCATTTTTAGGAGCGTTTGAGATTGTATTACCTAATTCCTGGGCTAATAAAATAGACCGGAAATCAGAAAGGGGAGGAGTTGTGGGGATCTTTTTTATGGCCTTAGCCCTTGCTATTGTTTCCTTTAGCTGTACGGGTCCGATTGTAGGAACTATTCTCGTAGAAGCCGCTTCAAAAGGAGGAATTGCCCCTTTAGTCGGTATGTTCGGTTTTTCTTTAGCAATTGCCTTACCTTTTGCCGTCTTCGCTTTATTTCCAGGTTGGTTGCAATCTTTGCCTAAAAGCGGAAGCTGGTTAAATACGGTCAAAGTATTCCTTGGGTTCTTAGAAATAGCCTTTGCCTTTAAATTTCTATCAAATGCTGACCTGGTTCTACAATTGCACCTATTAAATCGGGAAATATTTCTAGCAATCTGGATTGCCATCTTCGGGACTTTATCACTTTACCTGCTGGGTAAAATTAAATTACCTCACGATAGTCCGTTACCTTTTATTTCTGTAGGTAGGTTATCTTTAGCCCTGTTAAGCCTGGCGTTTACTTTGTATTTAATTCCGGGTTTATGGGGAGCTCCTTTAAAATTAATAAGTGGTTTCCCGCCACCCTCCAGTTACAGTGAATCTCCCAGGGGGTTAGGAACTTCTTCTCCAGTACTACTCAATGATCAATTACCTGAGGGAGCTACGTATGGCGAACATGATTTGATCGTTTTTAAAGATTATCAAGATGGATTGGCATATGCCAAAAGAGTTAACAAACCGGCACTTCTGGATTTTACCGGCTATGCTTGTGTCAATTGCCGAAAAATGGAAGAAAATGTATGGTCACAACCCGAAGTATTACGAAAGTTACGGGAAGAGGTCGTTTTAATTTCTTTATATGTGGATTATAAAAAGGAACTTCCGGAAGCAGAGCAGTATATTTCAAAAACAACCGGAAAAAAGATTAAAACCATTGGAAATAAATGGAGTGATTTTCAGATTGAACGCTACGCTGCAAATGCACAACCTTATTACGTATTAATTGATCATAACCAACAAAACTTAAATGCACCTATCGGGTACACCCCTGATGCAACGGATTATCTTAGTTGGTTAAAGGAAGGGATTGGAAATTTCTAG